The DNA region GAGAGCTGCCCGGCGAAGGTGCGCTCCTCCTCCTCGGACAGCCTCAGCCGCGCCAGCTGGGCGATGCGCCGGACCTCCTCGAGCGACAGCGCCATCTCTCGCCTACGCCTTCGACTCCGGCTTGAACCAGTTCAGGATCGCGCTCATCACGCCGCGCGACTCGGGCTTCTCGAGGTGCTCGAGCTCGCCCCGGTCGAGGAAGATGCCGCTGCACGAGAAGCACACGTCCACGTCCACGCCGCGGAGCTTCACCTCCTGCATCTGCATGCCGCACTTCGGGCAGTGCATGAAGTGCAGGTCCTTCAGCCGCTTCCGCTCCGACTCCTCCGTCTCCTTCTTGAGCTGGAGCGCGAGCTTCCGCTTCTTCTCGGCGTCCTCCCGGACGAAGTACTCGTCCTCGGTGGTGGACGGCTTCCCCGGCGTTCCCTTGTCGGACATGGTCATCTCCTCAGTGCGTCGATGGCGTTCCGGGCGACCGCGGCCTCCTCGCCGTCGGGATGATGCGCGAGGTACCGCTCGTAGTACCTGATGGCTTCCGCGTCGTTCCCCTGCCACCGGTAGGTCTCGGCGAGCCCGAGGGTGGCGTCCGGATTCTCCGGCTCCACCCGCAGCGCCGCCTGGAAGGCCGACTCGGCGGAAGGGTAGCGGGCGAGATCGAGATAGCACAAACCCTGCCCGGTCAGGGCCGCCACGTTCTCGGGATCCGTGGCGAGCACGCCGCGGTAGAGCTCGAGCGCCCGCGCGATCTGGCCACGGCTCCGCAGGCGGCCCGCCTGCGCCAGCGCGTCGGCGCCCGGGGCCGGCTTCGCCGCGGGGGCGGCCGCGTCCGGTGCGGCCGCGGGCGGTGCAGCCGCGGGCGGTGCAGCCGCGGGCGGTGCAGCCGCGGTCGGTGCCGCGTCGGCCGGCGGCGCGGCGGTAGGCGGCTCCGTCGGCGCGGGCGCCGGCGAGGGCGAGCCCGGCGCGGCGGCGCCGGCGGGCGGGGGCTCGCCGGGCGCGGCGGCGTCGGGCGGCGCGGCCGGCGGGGGTTCGGCGGCGGCCGGTGGCGCGGCGGACGGTCCGGTGGGCTGCCCCGGTGCGGGCGGCGGCTCGCCCTCGGTCGCCGGCGGCGGGGCGGCGTCGCCGCCGAACAGGTCCAGCTGGGAGCGCGACCGGTCGAGGAGCACCTTCGCGCCGAGCCCGAGCGCGCCCGCGAGCACCAGCGCCAGGAGCAGCTGCGGCGCCCGGCTCCGCCGCAGGCTGCTGGAGGGCCGGCTCCCCGGATCGAAGGTGCCCGCGCCGAACGCGGGGGGCGGCTCGATGCGGGCCGCGGTGGGCGGGACGGCCGGGCGCGGGGCGGCCGGCGCCGGCGGGGCTGCGACGCTCGGGGCGGGGCGCGCGGCGGGCTGCGCCGGCGAGGGCGGCGGCGCCATCGGGGCGGGGGGCCCGGGCCGGGGCGGCGGCGCGAGCTGCCTCGCGCCGACCGCGTGCTCCGGGCGGAGCGGCGTGGTGACGAACACCACCTTCCGCCTCACCTCGAAGAGGTACCCGCAGTTGGTGCACTGAAGGGCCACGCCGGCGGCCGTCACCTGCTCGTCCTCGAGCACGTAGGCCGCCCTGCAGCGCTCGCAGCGGATGTCCATCGGTCCCCGGAGAAAACCTCGCGCTTCCGCAGGATTCTACGCGAGCGCCCCCCGCCCCGCCGAAAAATTGACCCCCCGGTACCCCCCGATATCCTCCCGGAGGCAGGCCCTCGTCCGCGCGAGCGGCGTGTTCCACCCTCGAGGTCCCG from Anaeromyxobacter dehalogenans 2CP-C includes:
- a CDS encoding zf-TFIIB domain-containing protein; the encoded protein is MSDKGTPGKPSTTEDEYFVREDAEKKRKLALQLKKETEESERKRLKDLHFMHCPKCGMQMQEVKLRGVDVDVCFSCSGIFLDRGELEHLEKPESRGVMSAILNWFKPESKA
- a CDS encoding zinc-ribbon domain-containing protein, yielding MDIRCERCRAAYVLEDEQVTAAGVALQCTNCGYLFEVRRKVVFVTTPLRPEHAVGARQLAPPPRPGPPAPMAPPPSPAQPAARPAPSVAAPPAPAAPRPAVPPTAARIEPPPAFGAGTFDPGSRPSSSLRRSRAPQLLLALVLAGALGLGAKVLLDRSRSQLDLFGGDAAPPPATEGEPPPAPGQPTGPSAAPPAAAEPPPAAPPDAAAPGEPPPAGAAAPGSPSPAPAPTEPPTAAPPADAAPTAAAPPAAAPPAAAPPAAAPDAAAPAAKPAPGADALAQAGRLRSRGQIARALELYRGVLATDPENVAALTGQGLCYLDLARYPSAESAFQAALRVEPENPDATLGLAETYRWQGNDAEAIRYYERYLAHHPDGEEAAVARNAIDALRR